The following are from one region of the Peromyscus leucopus breed LL Stock chromosome 18, UCI_PerLeu_2.1, whole genome shotgun sequence genome:
- the LOC114702989 gene encoding disks large homolog 5-like isoform X1: MLARLSRLLGRRKAEHNETRERRKEAGLHSQSHTSRNKWFWGKRRTTGKASTPTSLTEQEQQMNKVAKLTRQLQMMTNERNELSIILANFTNNDLNNRLNFELEVLNMEHKKVMVDLEKFPNEISEALNKCKELTEETVSCSILHSQLLSEWTHLKEKVSILREENRKLRGEQISLQESCEEMRRLCGEAHEKIYDLWAKEKQHHLRELHSSINTSSTKDIL; the protein is encoded by the exons ATGCTGGCAAGACTGAGCAGGCTCCTTGGGAGACGGAAGGCAGAACATAACGAGactagagagaggaggaaggaagctggcCTTCATTCTCAGAGCCACACATCAAGAAATAAATGGTTCTGGGGAAAGCGCA GGACTACTGGAAAGGCATCAACTCCAACCTCCCTCACTGAGCAAGAACAGCAGATGAACAAGGTGGCTAAACTGACCCGTCAGCTACAGATGATGACCAATGAAAGGAATGAACTCTCTATAATCCTGGCCAATTTCACCAACAATGATTTGAACAACAG GCTCAATTTCGAGCTGGAGGTGCTGAATATGGAACATAAAAAAGTGATGGTGGACCTGGAGAAATTCCCTAATGAGATAAGTGAGGCCTTGAACAAGTGCAAGGAGTTGACAGAGGAAACTGTCTCCTGCAG CATCCTTCACAGCCAGCTCCTCAGTGAGTGGACTCATCTGAAGGAAAAAGTGAGCATCTTGAGAGAGGAGAACCGAAAGCTGAGGGGGGAGCAGATTTCACTACAAGAGTCCTGTGAGGAGATGAGGAGGCTCTGTGGGGAGGCCCATGAGAAGATCTATGACCTCTGGGCTAAGGAAAAGCAG CACCACTTAAGAGAACTCCACTCTAGCATCAACACCTCCTCAACAAAAGACATCTTGTAG
- the LOC114702989 gene encoding disks large homolog 5-like isoform X2 — MSSGTGVREGCELPFGTTGKASTPTSLTEQEQQMNKVAKLTRQLQMMTNERNELSIILANFTNNDLNNRLNFELEVLNMEHKKVMVDLEKFPNEISEALNKCKELTEETVSCSILHSQLLSEWTHLKEKVSILREENRKLRGEQISLQESCEEMRRLCGEAHEKIYDLWAKEKQHHLRELHSSINTSSTKDIL; from the exons GGACTACTGGAAAGGCATCAACTCCAACCTCCCTCACTGAGCAAGAACAGCAGATGAACAAGGTGGCTAAACTGACCCGTCAGCTACAGATGATGACCAATGAAAGGAATGAACTCTCTATAATCCTGGCCAATTTCACCAACAATGATTTGAACAACAG GCTCAATTTCGAGCTGGAGGTGCTGAATATGGAACATAAAAAAGTGATGGTGGACCTGGAGAAATTCCCTAATGAGATAAGTGAGGCCTTGAACAAGTGCAAGGAGTTGACAGAGGAAACTGTCTCCTGCAG CATCCTTCACAGCCAGCTCCTCAGTGAGTGGACTCATCTGAAGGAAAAAGTGAGCATCTTGAGAGAGGAGAACCGAAAGCTGAGGGGGGAGCAGATTTCACTACAAGAGTCCTGTGAGGAGATGAGGAGGCTCTGTGGGGAGGCCCATGAGAAGATCTATGACCTCTGGGCTAAGGAAAAGCAG CACCACTTAAGAGAACTCCACTCTAGCATCAACACCTCCTCAACAAAAGACATCTTGTAG
- the LOC114702989 gene encoding disks large homolog 5-like isoform X3, with protein MNKVAKLTRQLQMMTNERNELSIILANFTNNDLNNRLNFELEVLNMEHKKVMVDLEKFPNEISEALNKCKELTEETVSCSILHSQLLSEWTHLKEKVSILREENRKLRGEQISLQESCEEMRRLCGEAHEKIYDLWAKEKQHHLRELHSSINTSSTKDIL; from the exons ATGAACAAGGTGGCTAAACTGACCCGTCAGCTACAGATGATGACCAATGAAAGGAATGAACTCTCTATAATCCTGGCCAATTTCACCAACAATGATTTGAACAACAG GCTCAATTTCGAGCTGGAGGTGCTGAATATGGAACATAAAAAAGTGATGGTGGACCTGGAGAAATTCCCTAATGAGATAAGTGAGGCCTTGAACAAGTGCAAGGAGTTGACAGAGGAAACTGTCTCCTGCAG CATCCTTCACAGCCAGCTCCTCAGTGAGTGGACTCATCTGAAGGAAAAAGTGAGCATCTTGAGAGAGGAGAACCGAAAGCTGAGGGGGGAGCAGATTTCACTACAAGAGTCCTGTGAGGAGATGAGGAGGCTCTGTGGGGAGGCCCATGAGAAGATCTATGACCTCTGGGCTAAGGAAAAGCAG CACCACTTAAGAGAACTCCACTCTAGCATCAACACCTCCTCAACAAAAGACATCTTGTAG